The Bacteroidota bacterium genome window below encodes:
- a CDS encoding DEAD/DEAH box helicase, with product MKFEDAKLAEQIKANLIEAGFKRPTDIQYKAIPPIMKGEDVLAIAQTGTGKTAAFVIPVLDLLFRKVPRNRREGSTRCLVMCPTHELAIQIRQVFDQIGKGMGLRSLAIFGGTEQEMQIGTLKRGVDVLVATPGRLFDLRHQGALYLGDVEILVLDEADHMLDLGFIDDIRDLIRYIPRTRQTLFFSATISEEIKKLAYSLVHSTAIRIQISPKDPVSKNVSHAVAFVEMDDKRFFLERMVRDHPESKILVFVRTKVRSERVVAALKRVEIDSEAIHSGKDQKTRSEILDAFRKGTNKILVATDVSARGIDIPNVDYVINYDLPEVAENYVHRVGRTGRGVAKGIAISFCSSDEKAVLKEIEAYLDKPVEVLDLDRETYEDTIAESKENPHDWRALMTEIEAVEAKKKEKKRKK from the coding sequence ATGAAATTTGAAGATGCCAAGCTCGCGGAACAAATCAAGGCCAACCTGATCGAGGCCGGCTTCAAGCGCCCGACCGATATCCAATACAAGGCGATTCCGCCGATCATGAAGGGGGAAGACGTGCTTGCTATTGCGCAGACAGGCACGGGCAAAACGGCAGCATTCGTGATTCCAGTGCTTGACCTGCTATTCCGGAAGGTGCCACGCAACCGCCGCGAAGGCAGCACGCGTTGCCTCGTGATGTGCCCAACCCACGAATTGGCCATCCAAATCCGGCAGGTCTTTGACCAAATAGGGAAAGGAATGGGCCTTCGTTCGCTGGCGATTTTTGGCGGCACCGAACAGGAAATGCAGATTGGAACGCTCAAACGTGGTGTGGATGTGCTCGTAGCCACGCCCGGAAGGCTCTTTGACTTGCGCCACCAAGGTGCGCTCTACCTTGGCGACGTCGAAATCCTCGTCCTCGACGAAGCCGACCACATGCTCGACTTGGGGTTCATCGACGACATCCGCGACCTCATTCGCTACATCCCAAGAACGCGGCAAACGCTGTTTTTCTCCGCAACGATCAGCGAGGAAATCAAGAAATTGGCCTATTCCTTGGTGCATAGCACCGCCATTCGTATTCAGATTTCCCCGAAGGATCCCGTTTCGAAGAACGTCAGCCATGCCGTCGCCTTCGTGGAAATGGACGACAAGCGCTTTTTCCTCGAACGCATGGTCCGCGACCATCCCGAGAGTAAAATTCTCGTGTTTGTGCGCACCAAGGTGCGTTCGGAGCGGGTTGTCGCAGCATTGAAGCGCGTCGAAATCGACAGTGAGGCCATTCACAGCGGCAAGGATCAGAAAACGCGCTCGGAAATTCTCGACGCATTCCGCAAAGGAACCAACAAAATCCTCGTTGCGACCGACGTCAGCGCACGTGGCATCGACATTCCCAACGTGGATTACGTCATCAACTACGACCTCCCGGAAGTTGCGGAAAACTATGTGCACCGCGTAGGCCGAACAGGTCGTGGCGTCGCAAAAGGAATCGCCATTTCGTTTTGCAGCTCCGATGAAAAAGCAGTCCTGAAGGAAATCGAAGCCTATCTGGACAAGCCTGTCGAGGTATTGGACCTTGACCGCGAGACCTACGAAGACACGATCGCCGAAAGCAAGGAAAATCCCCATGATTGGCGGGCTTTGATGACGGAAATCGAGGCCGTAGAGGCCAAAAAGAAGGAGAAAAAGCGGAAGAAATAG
- a CDS encoding hemolysin III family protein, with the protein MTSLPENSRGGQKASKHRPQTAQEELLNSISHGFGLLLSLIGLVNLVLIAYLKGSAIHLVVVNVFCGSTIVLYSSSTVYHAVVEPKLKHICRILDHASIYILIAGTYTPVSLLMLPPVWGWTLFGVIWGLALFGVTFKLFFTGKFDKVSTIVYLLMGWMAIVAIKPLLDHMPIGGLLLMLAGGASYSIGVIFYRMEKMLYAHAIWHLFVLGGTIFHYLMIALYCMPI; encoded by the coding sequence ATGACCTCACTTCCAGAAAATAGCAGGGGCGGCCAAAAAGCCTCCAAACACCGTCCGCAGACGGCGCAAGAAGAGCTGTTGAACAGCATTTCTCACGGATTTGGGCTACTCTTGAGCCTGATTGGCTTGGTGAATCTTGTTTTGATCGCCTATTTGAAAGGTTCCGCCATCCACCTGGTGGTCGTCAATGTTTTTTGTGGCAGCACGATCGTACTCTATTCATCCTCGACGGTCTACCATGCCGTGGTCGAGCCCAAACTCAAGCATATTTGCAGAATTTTGGACCATGCATCCATTTATATTCTGATTGCAGGGACCTATACGCCCGTATCCTTGCTGATGCTTCCGCCCGTTTGGGGCTGGACTTTGTTTGGCGTGATTTGGGGCTTGGCCTTGTTTGGCGTGACGTTCAAACTGTTTTTTACCGGCAAATTTGACAAGGTTTCCACGATCGTCTACCTGCTGATGGGCTGGATGGCGATTGTGGCGATCAAACCGCTGCTCGACCATATGCCCATCGGGGGATTGCTGCTGATGTTGGCCGGCGGAGCCTCTTACAGCATCGGGGTGATCTTCTACCGGATGGAAAAAATGCTCTACGCCCATGCGATTTGGCACCTGTTTGTGTTGGGTGGCACGATCTTTCATTACCTGATGATCGCCCTGTATTGCATGCCCATCTGA
- a CDS encoding tetratricopeptide repeat protein translates to MADRFMLAPSLGLCLMLGWLIAKLTRFDAVDAKESTLKSLAKSVWINGKGFFLTISLFVLVFAWRSWDRIPVWRDNLSLFEADMPNLERCARCHVYYAGALLQEFEKGKVANSPKIEAHYRKAIAITPKVYNGRIELAQFLYNQKRYADGVEVMKACLQQFPEAPRAYYFLGYGQYFSGKYAEAAKNLQKSVEMAPLRQDAPYFLAWALYFEGKQQEAIGSALNSISKFPQNDQFRDALSDFYFGSGEVESGFEVLKSGISSLQSPLLYRKIIQRYTESNQPENAQIWREKAKNQGVAL, encoded by the coding sequence ATGGCGGATCGTTTTATGCTTGCGCCTTCCCTCGGCCTTTGCTTGATGCTGGGTTGGTTGATTGCCAAATTAACCCGTTTTGATGCCGTTGATGCCAAGGAAAGTACGCTGAAGTCGCTGGCAAAGTCGGTGTGGATCAATGGAAAGGGGTTTTTTCTGACCATTTCCTTGTTCGTCCTGGTTTTCGCCTGGCGCAGTTGGGACCGCATTCCGGTTTGGCGCGACAACTTGTCCCTTTTTGAGGCAGATATGCCCAATTTGGAGCGTTGCGCACGCTGTCATGTGTATTATGCGGGCGCGCTCCTGCAGGAATTCGAAAAGGGAAAAGTAGCCAATTCACCCAAGATCGAGGCGCATTACCGGAAAGCCATCGCGATCACCCCAAAGGTTTACAATGGCCGCATCGAATTGGCGCAATTCCTTTACAATCAGAAGCGTTACGCCGATGGCGTCGAAGTGATGAAGGCCTGTTTGCAACAGTTTCCCGAAGCGCCAAGGGCCTACTATTTCTTGGGTTACGGTCAATATTTCAGCGGAAAATATGCCGAGGCAGCCAAAAATCTTCAGAAATCCGTCGAAATGGCCCCCCTTCGGCAGGATGCTCCCTATTTTCTGGCTTGGGCACTTTACTTCGAAGGAAAACAACAGGAAGCCATTGGATCGGCCTTGAATTCGATTTCGAAATTTCCCCAGAATGATCAATTCCGCGATGCTTTGAGTGATTTTTACTTCGGAAGTGGAGAAGTTGAGTCTGGATTCGAAGTGCTGAAATCAGGAATTTCCTCGCTCCAATCTCCCTTGTTGTACCGGAAAATCATCCAACGGTACACGGAGTCCAACCAACCCGAAAATGCCCAAATCTGGCGAGAAAAGGCTAAAAACCAGGGTGTCGCCCTTTGA
- a CDS encoding CoA-acylating methylmalonate-semialdehyde dehydrogenase has translation MSFLTEYPEVKNYIGGQFVSNGQERRDVVSPLNGRKLSSAPMSSRKDLDEAVVAATAAYKLWSQVPIKERVQVFFRYKTLMETHIMELAQLVHDENGKTLDEARAEIEKSIELTEFACSMPQLIAGEVMEVSRGVECRTEKKPLGVVASIAPFNFPHMVPHWTVPNAIVLGNTMILKPSEIVPISAIKMANMLKEAGLPDGVFNIVNGGQEIVEAICDHPGIQAVSFVGSTKVAQIVYRRSTQALKRCCALGGAKNHLFVFPDAHVDMTASNVLASMSGCAGQRCMAAASMVGVGPVDHIIAKMVEEVRKIVPGENLGAVISPAAKARIEGFITEAEKQGAKILVDGRNTVVKGMEGGNYVGPTIIDFVTPDMRIAQEEVFGPVISIIRAKNMDEAISIENANPYGNAAAVFTQSGGIAREVMERASAGMIGVNIGVPVPREPFSFGGWNDSRFGANDITGKSSIDFWTQIKKTTIKWNPEAKTNWMS, from the coding sequence ATGAGTTTCCTTACAGAATACCCCGAAGTCAAAAATTACATTGGTGGTCAATTTGTCTCCAATGGTCAAGAACGCCGCGATGTGGTAAGTCCGTTGAATGGACGCAAGCTCAGCAGTGCCCCCATGAGCAGCCGCAAAGATTTGGATGAGGCTGTCGTGGCAGCCACGGCGGCTTACAAGCTTTGGTCGCAAGTGCCTATCAAGGAACGCGTACAGGTTTTCTTTCGGTACAAAACGCTGATGGAAACCCATATCATGGAGCTCGCCCAGCTCGTGCACGACGAAAACGGAAAAACACTCGATGAGGCCCGCGCCGAAATCGAAAAAAGCATTGAACTCACCGAATTTGCCTGTTCGATGCCGCAACTGATTGCAGGCGAGGTCATGGAAGTGAGCCGCGGCGTCGAATGCCGGACGGAAAAGAAGCCCTTGGGCGTCGTCGCCAGCATTGCGCCCTTCAATTTCCCGCACATGGTGCCCCACTGGACCGTGCCGAATGCGATTGTGCTCGGCAATACCATGATTCTCAAGCCCTCCGAAATTGTGCCCATCAGCGCGATCAAGATGGCGAACATGCTCAAGGAGGCCGGTTTGCCTGACGGTGTTTTCAATATCGTCAATGGCGGACAGGAAATCGTCGAGGCGATCTGCGACCATCCCGGAATTCAGGCCGTCAGTTTTGTGGGTTCGACCAAGGTCGCCCAAATCGTTTATCGCCGCTCCACGCAAGCACTCAAGCGCTGCTGCGCATTGGGCGGGGCAAAAAATCACTTGTTCGTCTTCCCGGATGCCCATGTGGACATGACTGCGAGCAATGTTTTGGCATCCATGAGCGGTTGCGCTGGACAACGTTGCATGGCCGCAGCCTCAATGGTCGGCGTCGGTCCGGTCGATCATATCATCGCAAAAATGGTCGAAGAGGTGCGCAAAATCGTTCCCGGTGAAAACCTGGGCGCCGTCATTTCGCCTGCTGCAAAGGCAAGAATCGAAGGATTTATCACCGAAGCCGAAAAACAAGGTGCAAAAATTCTGGTCGATGGCCGGAATACGGTCGTCAAAGGCATGGAAGGTGGCAATTATGTCGGCCCAACCATCATCGACTTTGTCACGCCTGACATGCGGATCGCGCAGGAGGAGGTTTTTGGACCGGTGATTTCGATCATTCGCGCCAAAAACATGGACGAGGCGATCAGCATCGAGAATGCCAATCCCTACGGAAACGCGGCGGCTGTCTTCACGCAAAGCGGCGGCATCGCCCGCGAAGTGATGGAGCGTGCAAGCGCCGGCATGATCGGCGTGAACATCGGCGTACCGGTCCCCCGCGAGCCCTTCAGCTTCGGCGGATGGAACGATAGCCGATTCGGAGCCAATGACATCACCGGAAAAAGTTCGATCGACTTCTGGACCCAAATCAAAAAGACCACCATCAAGTGGAATCCCGAGGCCAAGACGAATTGGATGAGCTAG
- a CDS encoding T9SS type A sorting domain-containing protein: protein MRLEGADSAYYFFRSFRQVMSTDTVFDCQGIPLNQPLISAIFVDLDHRMGKKMLLRSDSVCAFVFSSGDTLLLKSQARIGESWPWGDSSTAIVDTILQQTVLGQPDSVKVILISSGGKILLSKQFGIVQCLPFQPILNYSGMPDTTSWYLWGIPGLAMGGHFPTFEERYFHQVGDVWQHTYTEGNLGAQTYNSGHYFQNAIVGVLPGSPYRYEREHQQLSWSPFGQVGPLIGPTIDTLTFDSVGYDAYAQLPGEWKLGAGLISGISSSSISYHRRFVENIISIGTIDTCANAMVFYDIKSRITGIMGEIYGHNWDGGDFDRMELTCYVLGADAWGTCLDLHALGNTDPINALECSVFPVPAKDAFYVSLTPGTVMESAFLVDANGRLVAEGKTEGNTASIDVTQMPSGIYLLRVSDSEGHHSHRRIAVAR from the coding sequence ATGCGGCTTGAGGGAGCGGACAGCGCCTACTACTTCTTCCGAAGTTTCAGGCAGGTGATGTCCACGGACACGGTTTTTGATTGCCAAGGAATTCCGCTCAATCAGCCGCTGATCAGCGCGATTTTCGTCGATTTGGACCATCGAATGGGTAAGAAAATGCTGCTCAGGTCTGATAGCGTTTGTGCATTTGTGTTCAGCAGCGGTGATACCTTGCTTCTTAAATCGCAAGCGCGCATCGGTGAAAGTTGGCCTTGGGGCGACAGTTCCACAGCCATTGTTGATACCATTCTGCAGCAAACCGTTCTTGGGCAACCCGATTCGGTCAAAGTGATTCTCATTTCAAGTGGAGGCAAGATTTTGTTGAGCAAGCAATTTGGAATTGTTCAATGCTTGCCATTTCAGCCAATATTGAATTATTCCGGGATGCCGGACACAACCTCTTGGTATCTATGGGGCATACCCGGGCTCGCCATGGGAGGGCATTTTCCCACGTTTGAGGAACGCTATTTCCATCAGGTCGGGGATGTATGGCAGCATACTTATACTGAAGGAAACCTTGGGGCGCAGACTTACAATAGCGGGCATTACTTTCAGAATGCGATTGTGGGAGTTTTGCCGGGCTCGCCCTATCGTTACGAGCGCGAACATCAACAACTATCATGGTCTCCCTTTGGGCAAGTTGGACCGTTGATCGGGCCCACAATTGACACCTTAACCTTTGATTCCGTCGGCTACGATGCCTATGCTCAATTGCCTGGCGAATGGAAACTTGGAGCGGGTTTGATCAGCGGAATCAGCTCAAGTTCAATTAGCTACCATCGGAGATTCGTCGAAAACATAATTTCCATAGGGACCATTGACACTTGCGCAAATGCAATGGTTTTCTATGATATCAAGTCTAGGATCACTGGAATCATGGGCGAAATTTATGGACACAACTGGGATGGAGGCGATTTTGATCGCATGGAGTTGACCTGTTATGTCTTGGGAGCTGACGCTTGGGGAACCTGTCTGGACTTGCATGCACTCGGCAATACGGACCCAATCAATGCCTTGGAATGCAGCGTATTTCCCGTACCAGCAAAGGATGCCTTCTACGTTTCCTTGACGCCGGGCACCGTGATGGAGTCGGCATTTTTGGTCGATGCCAACGGCCGCCTCGTTGCAGAAGGTAAAACGGAAGGCAACACGGCATCCATTGATGTAACACAAATGCCCTCTGGAATTTACCTTCTGCGGGTGAGCGACAGTGAAGGTCATCACAGCCATCGTCGCATTGCCGTCGCTCGTTGA
- a CDS encoding KilA-N domain-containing protein → MSNSKNISVQATSVAILAHNGEDYICITDMAKAKAEASRAADVIKNWMRNRTTLEFLGTWEKIYNPAFKVVEFDHFKSEAGLDSFVLSPSL, encoded by the coding sequence ATGAGCAATAGCAAGAATATATCTGTACAAGCGACCTCGGTGGCGATATTGGCGCACAATGGGGAAGATTATATCTGCATCACGGATATGGCAAAGGCGAAGGCGGAAGCGAGTCGTGCAGCAGATGTGATCAAAAACTGGATGAGGAATCGCACGACGCTGGAATTCCTCGGCACTTGGGAGAAGATCTACAATCCAGCATTTAAAGTGGTCGAATTCGACCACTTTAAAAGTGAGGCGGGGTTGGACTCGTTCGTATTGAGCCCGAGTTTATGA
- a CDS encoding aminotransferase class III-fold pyridoxal phosphate-dependent enzyme translates to MAVIVKDQAQIIKESLDYTLFSWSKQGGLNPMSIERAKGVYLYAHDGKRYIDFSSQLMNMNIGHGHPRVAQAVARQMESLSFVHPGMVSEVRGKVGKKLAEISPEGLQKTFFTLGGAEAVENAIKLARIYTGRHKIVTLYQSYHGATYATMSAGGDPRKFAIDGQQAPNFVHVENPYFYRCPWGTKTPEECGQMAFAHLERVVKMENPASIAAIMLEGESGSSGCIKYPAGYWKAVRQLCDQHGILLIDDEVMSGFGRTGKMFAIEHHGVAPDLLCMAKGLTCGYVPLGGVLVSEKIAAAFDEKMLPLGLTYSAHPVSLAAALEVLQIYEDENLVENAANMGRYIDGKVAQLREKHPSIGDWRNTGLLGCLELVKNRETKEPITPWNAAPNQMEATNRMAAKMRELGMFTFIRWNWLFIAPPLCITEAEADEGLDIIDQILNIADEYCV, encoded by the coding sequence ATGGCAGTCATCGTCAAAGATCAAGCACAAATCATCAAGGAAAGCCTTGATTATACACTGTTTAGCTGGAGCAAGCAGGGCGGATTAAACCCGATGAGCATCGAGCGGGCCAAGGGCGTGTACCTGTACGCGCACGATGGCAAGCGGTACATCGATTTTTCGTCGCAGCTGATGAACATGAACATCGGGCATGGGCATCCGCGGGTGGCGCAGGCAGTTGCAAGGCAGATGGAGTCATTGAGCTTTGTACATCCAGGAATGGTTTCCGAAGTCCGCGGAAAGGTTGGCAAAAAGCTTGCTGAGATTTCGCCGGAAGGGCTTCAGAAGACATTTTTCACGCTTGGCGGTGCCGAGGCCGTGGAAAATGCGATCAAATTGGCGCGGATTTATACCGGACGGCATAAAATCGTGACACTTTACCAAAGCTATCATGGCGCGACCTATGCGACGATGTCTGCCGGCGGCGACCCGAGGAAATTTGCCATTGACGGCCAACAGGCACCCAATTTCGTGCATGTCGAAAATCCATATTTCTACCGTTGCCCATGGGGAACCAAAACACCCGAGGAATGTGGCCAAATGGCGTTTGCCCACTTGGAACGCGTCGTGAAAATGGAAAATCCGGCGAGCATCGCAGCGATCATGCTCGAGGGAGAAAGTGGCTCCTCGGGTTGCATCAAGTATCCGGCCGGGTATTGGAAGGCAGTACGGCAACTCTGCGATCAACACGGCATTCTGCTGATTGATGACGAAGTCATGAGCGGATTTGGGCGGACAGGGAAGATGTTTGCGATTGAGCATCATGGGGTTGCACCCGACTTACTCTGCATGGCCAAGGGCCTGACCTGTGGCTACGTCCCGCTCGGCGGGGTTCTGGTCTCGGAGAAAATTGCGGCTGCATTCGACGAAAAAATGTTGCCCTTGGGATTGACTTACAGTGCGCACCCGGTTTCGTTGGCTGCCGCCTTGGAGGTTTTGCAGATCTACGAAGACGAAAACCTCGTTGAAAATGCTGCGAACATGGGTCGTTACATCGACGGCAAAGTCGCACAACTCCGCGAAAAACACCCTAGCATTGGCGATTGGCGCAATACCGGCCTGTTAGGCTGCCTGGAATTGGTCAAAAATCGCGAAACCAAGGAACCCATTACGCCTTGGAACGCCGCACCCAACCAAATGGAAGCCACCAACAGGATGGCTGCGAAAATGCGCGAATTGGGCATGTTCACCTTCATTCGCTGGAATTGGTTGTTCATCGCGCCACCACTTTGTATCACAGAAGCCGAAGCCGACGAAGGTTTGGACATCATTGACCAAATTTTGAACATCGCGGACGAATACTGTGTTTAA
- a CDS encoding ferritin, with protein sequence MVKKEMETLLNEQFHREMFSAMQYLAVCSYFEDKNLDGFANFFRVQAQEEMIHAMKQFDYLHRIDGKITMQALAKPQTEFGTLVEVFEFTLKAEQNVTENINMLLKKAVELGDFATQSFLQWFVNEQVEEEELVRHILQKLRMIGESGTALYMLNEELKNRKPEPAAGTAG encoded by the coding sequence ATGGTTAAGAAAGAAATGGAAACGCTGCTGAACGAACAATTCCACAGGGAAATGTTCTCGGCAATGCAATATTTGGCTGTTTGTTCTTATTTCGAGGACAAGAATTTGGATGGTTTTGCCAATTTTTTCCGTGTTCAGGCGCAGGAGGAAATGATTCACGCCATGAAGCAATTCGATTATTTGCATCGAATTGATGGCAAGATCACCATGCAGGCCTTGGCCAAGCCGCAAACAGAATTTGGCACGTTGGTGGAAGTCTTCGAATTTACGTTGAAGGCAGAGCAAAATGTGACGGAAAACATCAATATGCTTCTCAAGAAGGCTGTTGAGCTTGGAGACTTTGCCACGCAGTCATTCCTGCAATGGTTTGTGAATGAGCAAGTTGAGGAAGAGGAATTGGTGAGGCATATTCTGCAGAAGTTGCGGATGATCGGCGAAAGTGGCACGGCTTTGTACATGCTCAACGAAGAGCTGAAAAACCGTAAACCCGAGCCGGCTGCTGGCACCGCGGGGTGA
- a CDS encoding NCS1 family nucleobase:cation symporter-1 → MKEEFITLTEDVSASPLYSADLAPVPADKRTWNTWHLAFVWVGMAVCIPTYMLASAMIKMGMSWIGALCVIGLANLVITIPMVLNGHAGVKYGIPFPVLGRSAFGIYGIHVPALLRGIVACGWFGIQTWVGGLACYAIWNAATGGIDPPGLNLGEFVSFGVFWVVNMYFIWKGTESIKWLEEFSAPILILMGIALIVWGATTAGGFGIVLDQSKQLETQSIEWINESTVAIHPIKNLDGTNRATAYQMNYGGNLVSPWTAIAPNEAAITVQNDMLLKAENVNGTKATVTLQATGPDGKNFQSVPVTIDPSNLKTSQFGGTLWLYILSFTGMVGFWATMSLSIADITRFTKTQKAQVRGQFIGLPGTMMLYSFVGIFVTCAAVVNFKDVLLADDAPWDPVSLLSRFESPIVVILAQIMMLIATLSTNIAANVIAPANAFSNLSPKHISFKTGGTLTGIIGILICPWWLMNDISPALVFVSGLLGPVLGIMIADYFVVRKKELQLAELFKVKGAYTYSAGFNLVAVAAMVLGVGAALIGFFVPSLEFLYKLSWFTGFGVAFLVYVIGMRKH, encoded by the coding sequence ATGAAAGAAGAATTCATCACCCTCACTGAAGACGTCTCAGCCTCACCGCTGTACAGCGCTGACCTCGCTCCTGTACCGGCCGACAAGCGGACGTGGAATACTTGGCATTTGGCCTTCGTATGGGTCGGAATGGCGGTTTGTATTCCCACGTACATGCTCGCAAGCGCGATGATCAAAATGGGAATGAGCTGGATCGGTGCACTTTGCGTCATCGGACTCGCCAACCTCGTCATTACGATTCCGATGGTGCTCAATGGCCATGCAGGTGTGAAGTACGGCATTCCTTTTCCAGTTTTGGGAAGGTCGGCCTTTGGAATTTATGGAATCCACGTGCCAGCGTTATTGCGTGGCATCGTCGCTTGCGGCTGGTTTGGCATTCAAACCTGGGTTGGCGGATTGGCCTGCTACGCGATATGGAACGCCGCTACCGGCGGCATCGATCCTCCCGGATTAAACCTTGGCGAATTCGTCTCATTTGGCGTTTTCTGGGTGGTCAACATGTATTTTATCTGGAAAGGCACTGAAAGCATCAAATGGCTCGAGGAATTCAGCGCGCCGATTTTGATCTTGATGGGAATCGCCTTGATCGTTTGGGGAGCCACCACAGCTGGCGGATTTGGAATTGTGTTGGATCAAAGCAAACAACTGGAAACGCAATCCATCGAATGGATCAATGAATCGACGGTTGCCATTCATCCGATCAAAAACCTTGATGGAACCAATCGGGCAACCGCCTATCAAATGAACTACGGCGGCAATCTGGTCTCCCCGTGGACCGCGATTGCACCCAATGAAGCTGCGATTACCGTTCAGAATGACATGCTGCTGAAAGCGGAAAATGTCAACGGAACCAAAGCAACAGTCACCCTGCAGGCCACCGGGCCCGATGGAAAAAACTTCCAATCGGTTCCCGTGACGATCGACCCTTCCAATTTGAAAACCTCCCAATTTGGCGGCACACTTTGGCTCTATATCCTCTCCTTCACAGGCATGGTGGGATTCTGGGCAACAATGTCGCTGAGCATTGCCGACATCACCCGCTTCACCAAAACCCAAAAGGCGCAAGTTCGTGGCCAATTCATCGGCTTGCCGGGAACGATGATGCTCTACAGTTTCGTCGGAATCTTTGTGACTTGCGCCGCCGTGGTCAATTTCAAGGATGTTTTGCTGGCGGATGATGCACCTTGGGACCCCGTTTCGCTGCTTTCCCGCTTTGAAAGCCCGATCGTCGTGATTTTGGCGCAAATCATGATGCTCATCGCCACCCTCAGCACCAACATTGCCGCCAACGTGATCGCGCCGGCCAATGCCTTCAGCAACTTGAGTCCCAAACACATCAGCTTCAAAACCGGCGGCACCCTCACGGGCATCATCGGCATCTTGATTTGTCCTTGGTGGTTGATGAACGACATCTCCCCTGCTCTCGTTTTTGTCAGTGGGTTGCTGGGACCCGTGCTGGGGATCATGATCGCCGATTATTTTGTGGTACGAAAGAAGGAACTGCAACTCGCGGAATTGTTCAAGGTCAAAGGTGCCTACACCTATTCGGCGGGGTTCAACCTCGTGGCGGTCGCAGCAATGGTCTTGGGTGTCGGCGCGGCTTTGATCGGCTTTTTTGTACCGAGTTTGGAGTTCCTGTACAAACTGAGCTGGTTCACCGGATTTGGGGTTGCCTTTTTGGTCTATGTCATCGGAATGCGGAAACATTGA
- a CDS encoding 3-oxoacyl-ACP synthase — protein sequence MISIELKRAIHQQCLAYVNDLIEAVETAMRDAQEAAEEGASSGADEMDASRAMAEIEKEKGASQLAETMKLKDSLVRVRIDKVYDSAQVGALVSTNHGDFFIAAATGKVKLDGKDYFAISPFSPIAKEMSGKKVGEGFKVNGREFTIKEIV from the coding sequence ATGATTTCAATTGAGCTGAAAAGAGCAATACATCAACAGTGTCTGGCCTACGTCAATGATTTGATTGAGGCTGTGGAAACGGCGATGCGGGACGCACAGGAAGCTGCCGAAGAAGGCGCGAGTTCGGGTGCAGACGAAATGGACGCAAGCCGCGCCATGGCGGAAATCGAGAAGGAAAAGGGCGCAAGCCAACTTGCCGAGACGATGAAGCTGAAAGATTCGCTTGTGCGCGTCAGGATCGACAAGGTCTATGACTCCGCACAGGTAGGGGCTTTGGTTTCCACCAATCATGGCGACTTTTTCATCGCTGCGGCAACCGGTAAGGTGAAGTTGGACGGCAAGGATTACTTTGCCATCAGTCCATTCTCGCCGATCGCCAAGGAAATGAGCGGAAAAAAGGTAGGTGAGGGGTTCAAGGTCAACGGCCGCGAATTCACCATCAAGGAGATTGTCTGA